A stretch of DNA from Alicyclobacillus acidocaldarius subsp. acidocaldarius Tc-4-1:
CGGCGTGATCCATCATCATGTACATGTCGGCGTAGGCGGTCGTTCCGGACAACAGCATCTCCCAGCACGCGAGCTGCGTTCCCCAGTACACGCATTCCCCCGTGAGGCGCGCTTCAATCGGGAAAATGCGCTCCTGGAGCCAGGTCATGAGCGGCAGATCGTCGCCGACGCCGCGAAGCAGCGTCATCGCCGCGTGGCCATGCGCGTTCACAAGGCCGGGAATGGCGATGCGGTCGCGCTTTCGCCATCTCCGCACCACAACTTCGCCGGGCTCCGGTTCGTAGGCGCCCTCTCCATGGCGGACGATGCGGGAACCTTCAATCACGAAGTACGCGGGACCCCGATAGACGGTATCACGATCCACGACAGCGCCGCCAACCTCGAGAACGATGACGGATCGTTCCTGTGCCATTTGCGTTCATCCTTCCCATTCGCCTTGGTCCTCTTCAACGCTTGCCGCAAAGCCGCGCGAGCGACTCCTCGTAAGGCGGCAGAGCGACGCCGCGTTCGGTGATGATGCCCGAGATGAGGTGACCTGGCGTGACGTCAAACGCCAAGTGCTTCGCCGAAGCGCCTTCGGGCGCGATGGGCCTCCCCATCCAATGCGTGACTTCGTCCGCGCTGCGCTCTTCAATCGGGATGTGATCGCCTGACGGAATCGACAGGTCAAGGGTCGTGGTGGGGGCCGCCACGTAAAACGGGATGCCGTGGAACGACGCCAGGACCGCGAGCGTATAGGTGCCAATCTTGTTCGCCGTGTCTCCGTTTCGGGCAATCCGGTCCGCTCCGACGATCACCGCGTCGATCCAGCCGAGCTTCATCGCGAACCCTGCGGTGGAATCCGTGATGATGTCAAACGGGATGCCCTCTTCCAGCAGTTCGTACGCCGTGAGGCGCGCGCCCTGAAGATACGGTCGCGTCTCGTCCACGTACACGTGCTCCAGCGTCCCCGCCTCGTGCATGGCCCGCAGGATGCCGAGGGCGGTCCCATATTCGACAGTCGCGAGGGAACCCGTGTTGCAGTGCGTCAACACGCGTCCCCCGTGTTCGGCGACCCACTTCGCGCCCAGTTCACCGATGCGGCGATTCGTCTCGATGTCGCGCTCCGCGATGGCGACGGCGCGTTGGTACAGCGCGTCCGCTTCCGATCCCGGCGGCGCCTCCTCGAGCGCTGCCATGAGCTCGTCGACGGCCTGCATCAGATTGACGGCGGTCGGGCGCGCGGTCTTCATCCATGCCGCGACTTGCGGCAACCGAGATCGGACGTCGGCCGGCCCGATCCGCCTCGCCTCGAGCGCGAGGCCGAACGCGGCCGCAGCGCCGATGGCCGGCGCGCCTCTCACCTGCATCGACCGAATGGCCTGATAGACGTCCTCAGCGGTGCGGCACGTCAGCCAGACCTTCTCATGGGGCAACCGCGTCTGGTCGAGCAACTCCAGCCTGTCCGGCTGGTATCGGATGGCCCTCACGCTTCACTCTCTCCCCTAAGCGGCACTTGGCCGCCCACCGCCGAGCCGCACGCACAATCCCGCACACCGGTATCCCGCGCGATATAGGCAAAGAACAGGCGCCGGATGTCCGCCACGTTCTCCCGCATCGCCTCGAGGACCTCTTCGTGGGAGAGCGGCTTCGCCGCCATCCCAGCCGCCCAGTTGGTGACCATGCAGACCGTCGCGTAGCACATCTCGGCTTCCTTTGCCAGTGCGGCCTCCGGCATGCTGGTCATGCCCACCACGTCGCCGCCGAGGCGCGCGAACAGCGCAATTTCCGCCTTCGACTCGAACCTGGGCCCTTCCGCGCAGACGTAAACGCCGCCGTGGTGCACGCGAAGGCCGAGATGGCGCGCGGTCTCCACCAGGCCTTTCCGCACGCGCGCGCAATAAGGGTCCGAAAAATCGATGTGCACAACCGGCCCGTGCTCGAAAAACGTAGAAGGCCGTCCTTTGGTCCAGTCGATCACGTCGTCGATCACGACGAGATCGCCCGGGCGAAACAGGCGGTTGAGCGAGCCGACGGCGGCCGTTGCCAGCACGGTCTCGACGCCCAGTTGCTTCAGAGCCCAAATGTTGGCTCGATAATTGACGCGGTGCGGAGGGACGCTGTGGCTGCTGCCGTGGCGAGGGAGAAAAGCGACCTCCTTGCCTTCATACGTCCCGAGTGTCACCTCGACGTCCCCGTACGGGGTATGTACACGTTCGCGCGTGGCGCCGGGCAAATCGCCAGGCTGGTACACGCCTGTGCCACCGATAATGCCGTAACGCATGACGAGTTCCTCCACTCTTGAAGTCTTGTCCTCGATTATACTGAACGGACGCGCGTTTGTCGCCAAGGCGGAGGGAGCGCATCGTGGATGGCCTGCACGCGCGACGAGGGGCAGCGCGGGGCGATGCCCAACAAGTCGCCCATCCGGGCCAATCTGTCAGGCACCACGTTGAGATCAAACTCGTCGGGCGACACCCCGCCTGCGAGCTCGTCCCAGGTGATGGGCACCGACACAAGCGCTTTCTCGACCGCGCGCACGCTGTACGCCGCGATCAGGGTGCGCGATGGCCCGTGCTGAGGTGCGTCCACGTAGACGCGGCTTCCTCGCTGGTGCACGCGCCTCTCGGTGGTGGCCAGATCCGGCCAGCGCGACGCGCAGTACGCCGCAATAAAATTCACCACCGGACGCGTGACGGCGTATGGGAGCGGCTGCTCCAGCGGGACGAAGACTTGCAGGCCGGAGGCGCCTGTCGTCTTGGCAAGTCCGTCGAGCTCGAGCTCGCGAAGCACCTCGCGCAGGCGCAGCGCGAGCTCACGCACGCGCTCGAAATCGTTCGGATCGGAAGGGTCGAGATCGAACGTGAGCGCCGTGGGGCATCCGGCTTGAGGGCCGTCGGACTGGTGCAGGCCCGCGTGAAACTCGATGGCGCCCAAGTTTCCGTAGTACAAGAGCGTCTCGACGTCCGGGATGGCAATCAACGGGCGTTCGCCTTGGACCTCTTTACGCGGCAGGCTCGGAGGTGCGTGCGGCGGTAGATGCCGCTGATAGAATCGGCGGCCGGTCACCCCGTCGGGGCAACGAACCAACGTGACAGGCCGGTAGCGCAGGTGGCGGACCAAGTGCGCGCCGATTTGGGCAAGATACGTCATGTAGTCGCGCTTGTTGAGCCCCGCGCCTGGAAAGTAGATCTTGTCCCCATGGGTGAGCGTCGGCGGGGTTTCGCGGCGTTTCATGCGCTTCACCTCTCGCCTAGCGTGCGCAGAGGCGCTTGTCGCTATCAGGGAGGGAACCTGGATGCCGTTCTTTCGACCGTTCGAACCCCTATCGAGCGCCGTCGTGCCCACGGGAGGCGCGTGGATAGCACAGGTCAAGTGGGATGGGGTGCGCGCCGTGGCCGAGGTGTCGGACGCCGGCGTGCAAATCTGGAACCGCCATGGACGGCTTCGAACGGACCGGTATCCGGAGATTGCATCCGCGCTGCGGCCCTTTCGGGGGTGTGCTTTCGACGGCGAAGTGGTGGCGCTCGCCCAGGGAAGGCCCGACTTTTACCGGGTTCTTCGCAGGGAGCGGGCCGTCACGTCGCGCGAGATCGAGCGACTCGTGCGCGAGATACCCGTGTGGTACGCCGTCTTCGACGTCGTGCAGATGAGCGGGAAATGGGTTGGGGATTGGCCATTGGCCAAACGCCTCGGCTGGATGG
This window harbors:
- the mtnA gene encoding S-methyl-5-thioribose-1-phosphate isomerase, which gives rise to MRAIRYQPDRLELLDQTRLPHEKVWLTCRTAEDVYQAIRSMQVRGAPAIGAAAAFGLALEARRIGPADVRSRLPQVAAWMKTARPTAVNLMQAVDELMAALEEAPPGSEADALYQRAVAIAERDIETNRRIGELGAKWVAEHGGRVLTHCNTGSLATVEYGTALGILRAMHEAGTLEHVYVDETRPYLQGARLTAYELLEEGIPFDIITDSTAGFAMKLGWIDAVIVGADRIARNGDTANKIGTYTLAVLASFHGIPFYVAAPTTTLDLSIPSGDHIPIEERSADEVTHWMGRPIAPEGASAKHLAFDVTPGHLISGIITERGVALPPYEESLARLCGKR
- the mtnP gene encoding S-methyl-5'-thioadenosine phosphorylase, whose protein sequence is MRYGIIGGTGVYQPGDLPGATRERVHTPYGDVEVTLGTYEGKEVAFLPRHGSSHSVPPHRVNYRANIWALKQLGVETVLATAAVGSLNRLFRPGDLVVIDDVIDWTKGRPSTFFEHGPVVHIDFSDPYCARVRKGLVETARHLGLRVHHGGVYVCAEGPRFESKAEIALFARLGGDVVGMTSMPEAALAKEAEMCYATVCMVTNWAAGMAAKPLSHEEVLEAMRENVADIRRLFFAYIARDTGVRDCACGSAVGGQVPLRGESEA
- the ligD gene encoding non-homologous end-joining DNA ligase, with product MKRRETPPTLTHGDKIYFPGAGLNKRDYMTYLAQIGAHLVRHLRYRPVTLVRCPDGVTGRRFYQRHLPPHAPPSLPRKEVQGERPLIAIPDVETLLYYGNLGAIEFHAGLHQSDGPQAGCPTALTFDLDPSDPNDFERVRELALRLREVLRELELDGLAKTTGASGLQVFVPLEQPLPYAVTRPVVNFIAAYCASRWPDLATTERRVHQRGSRVYVDAPQHGPSRTLIAAYSVRAVEKALVSVPITWDELAGGVSPDEFDLNVVPDRLARMGDLLGIAPRCPSSRVQAIHDALPPPWRQTRVRSV